The Mycolicibacterium brumae DNA window CCTTTGGCGAGAACGCACCCTTCGGCAGGCCCGCGCAGCCCGACGAGATCGCGCCGTCGTACGTGTTCTTCGCCGCCGGTCGACTGTCCTCGTACTACAGCGGCGAGGTGCTGGCGCCGCTGGGCGGCGAGACATTGCCGGGGTGAGCGCGATGCCCCCGACCCTTCCGTCGCCCAGGGGCCCGGTGTCGTCCGGGCTGCTGCGGCGGCTCACCCAACCGCCGCCCCGCCGGTGGACTCCCGTGGCGCACACCGACGGTGATCCGCTCGGCGAGGATGCGCAGCTCGCGCTGACGGTCTGCTACGAGCTGCACTATCGCGGGTTCGCCGATGTCGACCCGGATTGGGAGTGGGATCCGGGGCTGATCGAGCTACGCGGGCGGCTGGAGCGCGGCTTCCTCGCCGAGCTGCGCCGCCGCGTCGGCGTCATCGAAGCGGGGTCTGGCGTGGACGACGAATTGCGCAGGCTCGCAATCGAACCCATTGAGGGAGATGGGGTCAGCCACCGGCTGCTCGCCGACGGGACCTGGTCGCAGATGCGGGAGTACTTCGCCCACCGGTCGATCTACCACCTGAAGGAGGGCGACCCGCACGCCTGGCTCATTCCCCGGCTGCCGGCGCCGGCGAAGGCGCCGTTCGTCGCGGTGGAGTACGACGAGTTCGGCGCGGGCAGCGCCGCCCGGGTTCATCAGCAACTGTGGGCCGATCTGATGGACGCCGCCGGCATGGACAGCACGTACCTGGGCTACCTGGAACAGGCCCCGGCGCCGTCGCTCGCGGTGGTGAACCTGATGTCGCTGTTCTCACTGCATCGGCGTTGGCGGGGCGCGGCAGCCGGACAGTTCGCGGCGATCGAGATCACCTCGCCGCCGGGTTCCCGACGGATGGCCGACGCGTTGGCCCGGTTGGGCGCGCCGGAGGCGTGCGCGCACTTCTACCGCGAGCACGTGGAGGCCGACGCGGTCCACGAACAGGTGGTCAGCCACGGGTTGATAGCGAACCTGGTGCGCCTCGAACCTCAGTTGGCCGACGACATCGTGTTCGGCATCCGTGCCTGGGAGTTCACCGAGTGCCAACTCGATGAGCACCTGCGACGCTGCTGGGACGCCGGCCGCAGCTCGCTACGCGGTGGCCTCCGCACCGCCATCGGCGCCGGTTGAGCCGCAGCTGCGGCGTTTACGCCGGTGGCTGGTGTCGCAGAGCGGGTAGCACGAGGAACGCCGGCAGACGCACAACGCGACTATGAATCGATCCGACTCCACGATCGACCCGTCCGGGGTTTCGATGCGCACCGGGCCTTCGATCAGGATCGGCCCGCCGGCGGCGATCCGAACCGATCGGGAGTCGCTCACGGCTTGTCCGCCCGGATCACCGCGATGCGCTCACTGCGGCAGCCGACGCCGATCCGGCCCGAGGCTTCCCAATCGCGGGCCTGCGAGGACAGCACCGGTCCGTAGGGGATCCGTTCGGCGGCAACGACTCTGGCGCGCAAACCGGCCTCTGCGAGGCGCCGGATGGTCTGTCCGACGCCGGCGTATTCGGACTGGACCACCAGCAGGGTCCCGCCGGCGGCCAGCAACTCCGGCGCGGCCCGGCATAACGGGTCCAGCACCCGGCGGCCATCGTGGCCACCGTGCCAGGAGCAGATCGGCCCGGCGTCCGCGGGCAGTTCGGACGGCGCCGTGGCCGACGCGATCGGCACATAGGGCGGGTTGCAGGCCACCACGTCGAATGGCCGGCAGTCCAACGCGCGGGTCCAGCAACCGAGCCGGACCTCGACGGGGATCGCCGCAGCGGCGGCGTGCGCCCGGGCCAAACTCACTGCGGCCGGGCTGAGTTCGAAGGCGGTGACCGACGCCGCCCCGAGCTTCGCGGCGGCGAAGCCGATGACTCCACTACCGGCGCACAGGTCGGCCACCCGTCGTCCGCGCAGCGGTCCGGCCTCGCTCAGGGCCGCGATCAGCAACCGGGAGTCGTGCTGGGGGCGGTAGACATCCGCGGCCGCCGGCGCGGTCATCAGCTGGTCGGCTCCTGCTGCGGCGTTTCCGGGTGCCGGTCGTGCCAGTCGTCCTCGATGTCTCGCACCTGTTCGTGCGCGGTGCGCAGCCACAGCCCGCCGACGATCAGGCCGGCGAGCGCCAGCACGCCGGCCACCGCGCCGGCCACGGAGTGGCCAAGGGCGAAAGCCGCCACCGCAACGGCGAACAGCACCACGGCAACGCCCAGCACCAGCAGCGCGGGCATATTGCGGTTGTCCTTCACCGCCTCGCCGGCGTGCTTTCTCGTGGTTCGGGCGTGGTCGACGGGATCCTCGGGAGCTTTCATGGCTCCTCCTTTCCACTTTCGCTGCGATTTGGGTACCCGTCGTTCGATTCGGCCAAACAGCGGCGCGAATCATGTTCGCGCAGTGGGCATTTGGAACAACATCGGACATGTGGCCGGGCCCGGGTTTGAGCCCCGATGGGTGGAGGTACCCACGATGTGACGGGATTTCGCCTCCGGCGGGCGTGGATTCCCCGCGATCGATTACCCGACGCGCTTGCATCCAGTTCGTGGCGGTCTGCTCCTGAGGCGGACCGCCACGAGCGTCTTTGAGCGCCTTCTCAGCAAACTTCTAATTTCGCGCCACGTTCGACAAAAAGCTTGTCTCCCGGCGTGCGGTGGCGTAACGTGAGCAACGGTTGAGTTCACAGCCACTGCAAGCGCCTCTGGGCGCTGGGGCAGGGAACTATCACCTCAGCGCACGCGCCTCAGCACGAATGACAGATTCGACTGACGGAGCTTAAAATGCCTGCCAATGTTTCTTCACCGATTCCGTCCGCCACGTCCCCGCGAGCTGGTCGGGCACGGTTCACCACCCACTGGTTGTCTCCGACAATCATCACCATCAAGGTAGAGGGCGAACTCGACGCCGCGACCGCCCCGGAGCTGGTCGAGCACGCGACTCGACACACCGACCGGGTTCAGAGCGTGGTTCTGGACCTGTCCCACCTCGCCTTCTTCGGCACCGCCGGCCTGACCGCGCTCACCCAGCTCGACGAGGCTTACCGCGACGCCGGAGTGCACTGGGGAGCGACCAGCTGCAAACCCGTCGAGCGGGTGCTGCAGATCTGCAAGGCCGATCTGCCCATTCACGATTCGCTGCTGAGCGCCCTTGCGGCGACCCGGAAGTCCGCACCGCTGCACCTGGTGTCGCAGTCGGCCAGTTAACCGACCGACGCGCTGATCAGCTCAGCTGACCAAACCGGTCAGCTGAGCTGATCGCGCAGTCGGGCCAGGGTTTTGGCCAACAGACGCGACACCTGCATCTGCGACACGCCGATCTGCTCGGCGATCTGAGTTTGCGTCTGGTGCTCGAAAAAGCGCAAAACCAAAACGGTGCGTTCCCGCTCCGGCAGACCGAGCAGCAACGGCCGCAACGTCTCGCGGTCCTCGATGGTCTCCAGTCCCGCGTCCACGTCGCCGATGGAATCGGCGAGCGCCGGAGCGTCTTCCCGGCCGCCACTGTCGATCGAACTGGTGCTGTAGGCGTTCCCGGCGACCAGGCCCTCAACCACCTCATCGCGGTCGACGCCCAGTTCCTGGGCCAGTTCCGACGCGTTCGGCGGCCGGCCGAGCCGTTGCGAAAGCTCCGCCGTCGCGGCGCTGAGCCGCAGTTGCAGTTCCTTGAGCCGGCGCGGGACCTTCACCGACCAGCCGTTGTCCCGAAAGTGCCGCCGGACCTCGCCCATGATGGTCGGCACCGCGAAGGACACAAAATCGGCGCCGGCGTCGACGTCGAATCGATTCACCGCGTTCAGCAGCCCGACACGCGCCACCTGGACCAGATCGTCGTGCGGTTCACCGCGACCGCGGAAGCGCAGCGCGATGTGTTCGGCCAGCGGCAGACAGCGGGTGACGATCCGTTCCCGCTGCCGCGTGTGCTCAACCGAGTCGATCGGCAATGTCCGCAGGT harbors:
- a CDS encoding iron-containing redox enzyme family protein; amino-acid sequence: MPPTLPSPRGPVSSGLLRRLTQPPPRRWTPVAHTDGDPLGEDAQLALTVCYELHYRGFADVDPDWEWDPGLIELRGRLERGFLAELRRRVGVIEAGSGVDDELRRLAIEPIEGDGVSHRLLADGTWSQMREYFAHRSIYHLKEGDPHAWLIPRLPAPAKAPFVAVEYDEFGAGSAARVHQQLWADLMDAAGMDSTYLGYLEQAPAPSLAVVNLMSLFSLHRRWRGAAAGQFAAIEITSPPGSRRMADALARLGAPEACAHFYREHVEADAVHEQVVSHGLIANLVRLEPQLADDIVFGIRAWEFTECQLDEHLRRCWDAGRSSLRGGLRTAIGAG
- a CDS encoding CDGSH iron-sulfur domain-containing protein; translated protein: MSDSRSVRIAAGGPILIEGPVRIETPDGSIVESDRFIVALCVCRRSSCYPLCDTSHRRKRRSCGSTGADGGAEATA
- a CDS encoding methyltransferase, with product MTAPAAADVYRPQHDSRLLIAALSEAGPLRGRRVADLCAGSGVIGFAAAKLGAASVTAFELSPAAVSLARAHAAAAAIPVEVRLGCWTRALDCRPFDVVACNPPYVPIASATAPSELPADAGPICSWHGGHDGRRVLDPLCRAAPELLAAGGTLLVVQSEYAGVGQTIRRLAEAGLRARVVAAERIPYGPVLSSQARDWEASGRIGVGCRSERIAVIRADKP
- the usfY gene encoding protein UsfY encodes the protein MKAPEDPVDHARTTRKHAGEAVKDNRNMPALLVLGVAVVLFAVAVAAFALGHSVAGAVAGVLALAGLIVGGLWLRTAHEQVRDIEDDWHDRHPETPQQEPTS
- a CDS encoding STAS domain-containing protein, with protein sequence MSPTIITIKVEGELDAATAPELVEHATRHTDRVQSVVLDLSHLAFFGTAGLTALTQLDEAYRDAGVHWGATSCKPVERVLQICKADLPIHDSLLSALAATRKSAPLHLVSQSAS
- a CDS encoding SigB/SigF/SigG family RNA polymerase sigma factor — its product is MFRDLRTLPIDSVEHTRQRERIVTRCLPLAEHIALRFRGRGEPHDDLVQVARVGLLNAVNRFDVDAGADFVSFAVPTIMGEVRRHFRDNGWSVKVPRRLKELQLRLSAATAELSQRLGRPPNASELAQELGVDRDEVVEGLVAGNAYSTSSIDSGGREDAPALADSIGDVDAGLETIEDRETLRPLLLGLPERERTVLVLRFFEHQTQTQIAEQIGVSQMQVSRLLAKTLARLRDQLS